One Luteimonas sp. MC1825 DNA segment encodes these proteins:
- the moeB gene encoding molybdopterin-synthase adenylyltransferase MoeB, with the protein MPANEATPREAQRRHAAGARLVDVREEHERSAGMADGAVGISRAELEDDPGFHFPDRDTELVLICQTGGRSMLAAESLQRLGYRHVASVRGGTLRWIAEGLPVTRPPAHEVDSDFHERYSRHLLLPEVGARGQRRLEASRVLMLGAGGLGSPAAFYLAAAGIGHLRIADDDIIERSNLQRQILHTDADIGMPKVDSAETRLSALNPRITVEAVRERVTSGNVERLLEGVDLVVDGADNFAVRYLLNDACVKLAIPLVYGAVHRFEGQVSVFDAGRHRGQAPCYRCLFPEPPPPESAPSCSEAGVLGVLPGVIGMLQATEALKLLLHVGEPLAGRLLHFDALGMHFRETTLRPDPGCPVCAPGTPFPGYIDYAAFCSGA; encoded by the coding sequence ATGCCTGCCAACGAAGCCACGCCGCGCGAGGCGCAGCGGCGACACGCTGCCGGCGCCCGCCTGGTCGACGTGCGCGAGGAACACGAGCGCAGCGCCGGCATGGCCGACGGCGCCGTCGGCATTTCACGTGCTGAACTCGAGGACGACCCGGGCTTCCACTTCCCGGACCGCGACACCGAACTGGTGTTGATCTGCCAGACCGGTGGCCGCTCGATGCTCGCCGCCGAGTCCTTGCAGCGGCTCGGCTATCGCCACGTCGCCTCCGTGCGCGGCGGCACGCTGCGCTGGATCGCGGAAGGCCTGCCGGTCACGCGACCACCCGCGCACGAGGTCGACAGCGATTTCCACGAGCGCTACTCGCGGCACCTGCTGCTCCCGGAAGTCGGCGCTCGCGGCCAGCGCCGGCTGGAGGCCTCCCGCGTGCTGATGCTGGGCGCGGGCGGCCTGGGGTCGCCGGCGGCGTTCTACCTGGCTGCGGCCGGCATCGGCCACCTGCGCATCGCCGACGACGACATCATCGAGCGCAGCAACCTGCAGCGCCAGATCCTGCATACCGACGCCGACATCGGCATGCCCAAGGTCGACTCCGCCGAGACGCGCCTGTCGGCGCTCAACCCGCGCATCACCGTCGAAGCGGTCCGCGAACGGGTCACCTCAGGCAACGTCGAACGCCTGCTCGAGGGCGTCGACCTCGTGGTCGACGGTGCCGACAACTTCGCCGTGCGCTACCTGCTCAACGATGCCTGCGTGAAGCTCGCAATCCCCCTCGTGTACGGCGCAGTGCACAGGTTCGAAGGCCAGGTGAGCGTGTTCGACGCCGGCCGCCACCGCGGCCAGGCGCCGTGCTACCGCTGCCTGTTCCCCGAGCCGCCGCCGCCGGAGTCGGCACCCAGCTGCAGCGAGGCCGGCGTGCTCGGCGTGCTGCCCGGCGTGATCGGCATGCTGCAGGCCACCGAGGCACTCAAGCTGCTGCTGCACGTTGGCGAGCCGCTTGCCGGTCGCCTGCTGCACTTCGATGCGCTGGGAATGCACTTCCGCGAAACCACGCTGCGGCCGGATCCCGGATGCCCGGTATGCGCGCCCGGCACGCCGTTCCCCGGCTACATCGACTACGCCGCCTTCTGTTCGGGCGCCTGA
- the guaB gene encoding IMP dehydrogenase codes for MLRIQAEALTYDDISLVPAHSIVLPKDVTLATRLTRTLRLNMPIVSAAMDTVTEARLAIAMAQLGGIGIIHKNMSLERQAIEVGKVKNFEAGVIREPFTVGPQTSIGEVLRLTRARNISGVPVVDGDQLVGIVTGRDMRFETKLDDPVRNIMTRKDKLVTVGEGASDEEVIGLLHRHRIEKVLVVNDAFQLRGLITVKDIQKARDNPNAAKDASESLLVGAAVGVGGDTEARIEALAAAGVDVIIVDTAHGHSQGVLDRVAWAKKHFPQLQVVGGNIVTGDAALALMDAGADAVKVGVGPGSICTTRVVAGVGVPQITAIDMVASALQDRIPLIADGGIRYSGDIGKALAAGASTVMIGGLFAGTEETPGETELYQGRSYKSYRGMGSLAAMEKGSSDRYFQEAADADKLVPEGIEGRVPYRGPLSGVIHQLIGGLRATMGYVGCATVEDMRTRPEFVKITGAGQRESHVHDVQITKEPPNYRTG; via the coding sequence ATGCTGCGCATCCAGGCTGAAGCGCTGACCTACGACGATATTTCGCTGGTCCCCGCCCATTCCATCGTCCTGCCCAAGGACGTCACGCTCGCCACCCGGCTGACGCGCACGCTGCGCCTCAACATGCCGATCGTGTCGGCCGCCATGGACACCGTGACCGAAGCCAGGCTCGCCATCGCCATGGCCCAGCTCGGCGGCATCGGCATCATCCACAAGAACATGAGCCTCGAGCGCCAGGCGATCGAGGTCGGTAAGGTCAAGAATTTCGAGGCCGGCGTGATCCGCGAGCCGTTCACGGTCGGTCCGCAGACCTCGATCGGCGAAGTGCTGCGCCTCACCCGCGCGCGCAACATCTCCGGCGTGCCGGTGGTCGACGGCGACCAGCTGGTCGGCATCGTCACCGGCCGCGACATGCGCTTCGAGACCAAGCTCGACGACCCGGTGCGCAACATCATGACCCGCAAGGACAAGCTGGTCACGGTGGGCGAAGGCGCCAGCGACGAGGAAGTGATCGGCCTGCTGCACCGGCACCGCATCGAGAAGGTGCTGGTGGTCAACGACGCCTTCCAGTTGCGTGGCCTGATCACGGTGAAGGACATCCAGAAGGCCCGCGACAACCCGAATGCCGCCAAGGACGCCTCGGAAAGCCTGCTGGTCGGCGCCGCGGTCGGCGTGGGCGGTGACACCGAGGCGCGCATCGAGGCGTTGGCCGCGGCGGGTGTGGACGTGATCATCGTCGACACCGCGCACGGGCACTCGCAGGGCGTGCTGGACCGCGTGGCCTGGGCGAAGAAGCACTTTCCGCAGCTGCAGGTCGTGGGCGGCAACATCGTCACCGGCGACGCGGCGCTGGCGCTGATGGACGCCGGTGCCGACGCGGTCAAGGTCGGCGTGGGCCCCGGTTCGATCTGCACCACGCGCGTGGTGGCGGGCGTGGGCGTACCGCAGATCACCGCCATCGACATGGTCGCCTCCGCGCTGCAGGACCGCATCCCGCTGATCGCCGACGGTGGCATCCGCTATTCGGGCGACATCGGCAAGGCGCTTGCCGCGGGCGCGTCCACGGTCATGATCGGCGGGCTGTTCGCCGGCACCGAGGAAACACCGGGCGAGACCGAGCTCTACCAGGGCCGCAGCTACAAGAGCTATCGCGGAATGGGCAGCCTTGCGGCGATGGAGAAGGGGTCCAGCGACCGCTATTTCCAGGAGGCCGCCGACGCCGACAAGCTGGTGCCGGAAGGCATCGAAGGCCGCGTGCCGTACCGCGGCCCGCTGAGCGGCGTGATCCACCAGTTGATCGGCGGCCTGCGCGCCACCATGGGCTATGTCGGCTGCGCCACCGTGGAAGACATGCGCACCCGACCGGAGTTCGTGAAGATCACCGGGGCCGGCCAGCGCGAGAGCCACGTCCACGACGTGCAGATCACCAAGGAACCGCCCAACTACAGGACCGGCTGA
- a CDS encoding DUF2272 domain-containing protein, with protein sequence MARPSAWQLLVCAATLWLLGAAGTAQAADPCPLLRAQTGSPAIVTRIAAVACEEHQLWYRPFIDREGRLAGSQVREAEAALLANGQPAWLRVADYWRGSGLLYQALQRPGANDCVQANGAYAAPACRAFIVDTPWSAAFVSWVLGRAALPGFRGSASHVGYVRDAYRDPEGSAYRVADPRAVRPGQGDLLCYVRVAARSYGFPGLASLLSSDDSGLGMHCDIVVAAQPGDATAYLVGGNVLDGVTMRLLPLTPGGQFAELPTRPVDGASCTPDTPAGCSANRQDWAVLLQLRPAQELAGLAPARAVLPPAMAPSSPRCCVNCVVGSGVPRCPASRPLNQGQ encoded by the coding sequence ATGGCCAGACCCTCAGCTTGGCAACTGCTCGTTTGCGCGGCGACGCTCTGGTTGCTGGGCGCGGCCGGTACCGCACAGGCCGCCGACCCGTGTCCATTGCTGCGCGCGCAGACCGGCTCGCCCGCCATCGTCACGCGCATCGCCGCTGTCGCCTGCGAGGAGCACCAGCTCTGGTACCGGCCCTTCATCGATCGGGAAGGTCGCCTGGCCGGTTCGCAAGTTCGCGAGGCCGAGGCGGCGCTGCTCGCCAACGGCCAGCCGGCGTGGCTGCGCGTGGCCGACTACTGGCGCGGCAGCGGCCTGCTGTACCAGGCGCTGCAGCGCCCGGGCGCGAACGACTGCGTGCAGGCCAACGGCGCGTACGCGGCGCCCGCCTGTCGTGCCTTCATCGTCGATACCCCGTGGTCCGCCGCCTTCGTCTCATGGGTGCTGGGGCGTGCGGCGCTGCCGGGGTTCCGGGGTTCGGCAAGCCATGTCGGCTACGTGCGCGACGCCTACCGTGATCCCGAGGGGAGCGCCTACCGGGTCGCCGATCCGCGCGCGGTGCGGCCGGGGCAGGGCGACCTGCTGTGCTATGTGCGCGTGGCCGCGCGCAGCTACGGATTTCCCGGGCTTGCCAGCCTGTTGAGCAGTGACGACAGCGGCCTCGGCATGCACTGCGACATCGTGGTGGCCGCGCAACCCGGCGACGCGACGGCGTACCTGGTCGGCGGCAACGTGCTGGACGGGGTCACGATGCGCTTGCTGCCGCTCACCCCCGGTGGACAGTTCGCCGAGCTTCCGACGCGACCGGTGGATGGCGCCAGCTGCACGCCGGACACGCCGGCCGGGTGCAGCGCCAATCGCCAGGACTGGGCAGTGCTGCTGCAGCTGCGGCCGGCGCAGGAGCTCGCCGGGCTTGCGCCTGCACGGGCAGTCCTGCCACCGGCCATGGCGCCGTCATCCCCGCGGTGCTGCGTGAACTGCGTGGTCGGTTCGGGTGTTCCGCGCTGTCCTGCAAGCCGACCTTTGAATCAGGGACAATGA
- the folD gene encoding bifunctional methylenetetrahydrofolate dehydrogenase/methenyltetrahydrofolate cyclohydrolase FolD yields MSDISSQARILDGRRIADELLDTLKLRVDRRIAAGHAPPGLAVVLVGDSPASRSYVRNKRRAAGIVGIRALDFDLPEGTSEAELLALIDRLNADPSVNGILVQLPLPGIPDATRLIHRIDPRKDVDGFHPENVGHLALRQFGLRPCTPRGITTLLAWTDRPVRGQSATIVGVSNHVGRPMALELMIAGCTVTSCHKFTPPEVLRRHVGEADILVVAVGKPGMIPGDWIKPGAVVIDVGINRLDDGRLVGDVGFAEAATRASWITPVPGGVGPMTVATLMQNTLEAAEAADGAE; encoded by the coding sequence ATGTCAGACATCTCCAGCCAGGCCCGCATCCTCGACGGCAGGCGGATCGCGGATGAGCTCCTCGATACCCTCAAGCTGCGCGTCGACCGGCGCATCGCCGCCGGCCACGCGCCGCCCGGGCTGGCTGTCGTGCTGGTGGGCGACAGCCCGGCGTCGCGTTCGTACGTGCGCAACAAGCGGCGCGCCGCGGGCATCGTCGGCATCCGCGCGCTTGACTTCGACCTGCCGGAAGGCACCAGCGAGGCCGAACTGCTCGCGCTCATCGACCGGCTCAATGCCGATCCGTCAGTCAACGGCATCCTGGTGCAGCTGCCGCTGCCCGGCATCCCCGATGCCACGCGCCTGATCCACCGCATCGACCCGCGCAAGGACGTGGACGGCTTCCATCCCGAAAACGTCGGCCACCTGGCGCTGCGCCAGTTCGGCCTGCGGCCATGCACGCCGCGCGGCATCACCACGCTGCTGGCGTGGACCGACCGGCCGGTGCGCGGGCAGAGCGCGACGATCGTCGGCGTCAGCAACCACGTCGGCCGGCCGATGGCGCTGGAGCTGATGATCGCCGGCTGCACGGTCACCAGCTGCCACAAGTTCACGCCGCCCGAGGTGCTGCGCCGCCACGTGGGCGAGGCCGACATCCTGGTGGTCGCGGTGGGCAAGCCCGGCATGATCCCGGGCGACTGGATCAAGCCGGGCGCGGTGGTGATCGACGTCGGCATCAACCGCCTCGACGACGGCCGCCTGGTCGGCGATGTCGGGTTCGCCGAAGCCGCGACGCGGGCGAGCTGGATCACGCCGGTGCCGGGCGGCGTGGGCCCGATGACGGTGGCCACGCTGATGCAGAACACCCTGGAAGCCGCGGAAGCCGCCGACGGCGCGGAATAG
- a CDS encoding NTP transferase domain-containing protein translates to MNAGATTLGLLAGGRATRLGGIDKAWLERGGVAQVLRLADRVRSEVDAVMASANRDHDRYAAHGMAAVADRFTGIGPLGGLDALAEACATPWLLTLPVDLLSVNDCLLRSLRAAGETGAFAEDDDGMQPLVALWRVAALRAALPAAIASGAHAVHQLQAGLGMAPVRFEGVRFGNLNTPSDLAAAGMAASP, encoded by the coding sequence GTGAACGCCGGCGCGACGACGCTTGGCCTGCTGGCCGGAGGGCGCGCCACGCGCCTGGGCGGGATCGACAAGGCCTGGCTCGAACGCGGTGGCGTTGCCCAGGTGCTGCGCCTGGCGGATCGCGTCCGCAGCGAGGTGGACGCCGTGATGGCCAGTGCCAACCGCGATCATGATCGTTATGCCGCCCACGGCATGGCGGCGGTCGCGGACCGGTTCACCGGCATCGGTCCACTCGGGGGACTGGATGCCCTGGCCGAAGCGTGCGCCACGCCTTGGCTGCTGACGCTGCCGGTCGACCTGCTGTCGGTCAACGACTGCCTGCTGCGCAGCCTGCGTGCGGCCGGCGAAACGGGCGCGTTTGCCGAAGACGATGACGGCATGCAGCCGCTGGTCGCGCTGTGGCGGGTGGCCGCCTTGCGCGCCGCACTCCCGGCGGCCATCGCGTCGGGCGCGCATGCGGTGCATCAGCTGCAGGCGGGCCTGGGCATGGCCCCGGTCCGCTTCGAGGGGGTGCGCTTCGGAAACCTCAACACGCCGTCGGATCTTGCCGCAGCCGGCATGGCGGCATCACCATGA
- the glp gene encoding gephyrin-like molybdotransferase Glp — translation MNDPATFPTRISHAEALAIVRTLGVAHATGAQDLSLARAHGHVLAADLVAGIAQPPFDNSAMDGYALRHADLANVGTTCLRLVGEQFAGRAQPLLVGAGECVRITTGAPMPSGTDTVAMKEDTCVDGDRVDVLVAPAAGRHVRLAGEDCVPGDLLLRAGEVLTPARIALAASQGVPTLAVARRPTVAVFTTGDELVEPGLPLAPGQIHNSNRELLMGLLRADGLEPVAWPTLPDDPAQVESALRHAGHAFDVVLTCGAVSAGEKDHIPALLQAEARIAFWKVRMKPGMPLLLAEGGSLGGALFLCLPGNPVSVLATWLTLGRPLVDAMQGRTARRAPWRARLATPWRKNHERLEFLRGRLRQGADGVPEVEPSPADGSHRMRAAADADVLLVLDEGPRDYPAGAFVDVVPC, via the coding sequence ATGAACGATCCGGCGACGTTCCCGACGCGCATCAGCCACGCGGAAGCGCTGGCGATCGTCCGCACCCTGGGCGTCGCCCACGCCACCGGCGCGCAGGACCTGTCGCTTGCGCGCGCGCACGGCCACGTGCTGGCCGCGGACCTGGTGGCGGGCATCGCGCAGCCGCCGTTCGACAATTCGGCGATGGACGGCTACGCGCTGCGCCATGCGGATCTGGCGAATGTTGGCACCACCTGCCTGCGGCTGGTGGGCGAGCAGTTCGCCGGCCGCGCCCAGCCCTTGCTGGTGGGCGCCGGTGAATGCGTGCGGATCACCACCGGCGCACCCATGCCTTCGGGCACCGACACCGTGGCCATGAAAGAGGACACGTGTGTCGATGGTGACCGCGTGGACGTACTGGTGGCGCCTGCCGCAGGCCGTCACGTGCGCCTTGCCGGCGAAGACTGCGTGCCTGGCGACCTCCTGCTGCGCGCGGGCGAAGTGCTCACGCCCGCGCGCATCGCGCTGGCCGCGTCGCAGGGCGTGCCGACGCTGGCGGTCGCGCGCCGACCGACCGTGGCCGTGTTCACGACCGGCGACGAACTGGTGGAGCCGGGCCTGCCGCTGGCGCCCGGCCAGATCCACAACAGCAACCGCGAACTGCTGATGGGCCTGCTGCGCGCCGACGGCCTGGAGCCGGTCGCCTGGCCCACGCTGCCCGACGATCCCGCGCAGGTCGAGTCCGCGCTGCGCCACGCCGGCCATGCCTTTGACGTGGTGCTGACGTGCGGCGCGGTGTCCGCGGGCGAGAAGGACCATATTCCCGCGCTGCTGCAGGCCGAGGCGCGGATCGCCTTCTGGAAGGTGCGCATGAAGCCCGGCATGCCGCTGCTGCTGGCCGAAGGGGGTAGCCTCGGCGGAGCGCTGTTCCTGTGCCTGCCAGGCAACCCGGTTTCGGTGCTGGCGACGTGGCTGACCCTGGGCCGCCCGCTGGTGGACGCCATGCAGGGCCGGACGGCGCGACGTGCTCCGTGGCGGGCGCGGCTTGCGACCCCCTGGCGCAAGAACCACGAGCGCCTCGAGTTCCTGCGCGGGCGACTGCGGCAGGGCGCGGACGGCGTGCCGGAGGTGGAGCCGAGTCCGGCGGATGGCTCACACCGCATGCGCGCGGCGGCGGATGCCGATGTGTTGCTGGTGCTGGACGAGGGCCCCCGGGACTACCCGGCAGGTGCGTTCGTCGATGTAGTGCCGTGCTGA
- the bamB gene encoding outer membrane protein assembly factor BamB, whose amino-acid sequence MTQAQRTSPPRAGSRFATRAATVLVCLVVVTGCSTVKGWFGGKDKDAKAGQPAELVEFAATANPSRLWKASAGKGEGSSGVRQGPAAANGRVFASSIKGGVRAFDLQSGAQVWHHASDLRLTGGPGAGDGLVVAGTLDGEVVALDAATGTERWTAKVTSEVIAAPAIGQGLVLVRSNEGRVTAFDAATGQRRWFWVQDLPTLTVRGNAPVTLGPGHAFVGMDDGRVVALALGDGRVLWEQPISLGDGRTELDRMADVDGAPVLEDAVLFASSYKGRTMAFDAPTGRPLWASESGGAGSVAVGSDRLVVSDRTGTVWAIDKYVGTAYWQQPALANRNLGPARIHGGHAVVGDFDGYLHWMRLLDGEFVARARAGRSALTGPPVVVDGILVVQDVGGDISAWRID is encoded by the coding sequence ATGACCCAAGCACAGCGCACCAGCCCGCCCCGGGCCGGTTCCCGATTCGCCACCCGCGCCGCGACCGTGCTGGTCTGCCTCGTCGTGGTCACGGGCTGCAGCACCGTCAAGGGCTGGTTCGGCGGCAAGGACAAGGACGCCAAGGCCGGCCAGCCGGCCGAGCTCGTCGAGTTCGCGGCCACCGCCAATCCCAGCCGCCTGTGGAAAGCCAGCGCCGGCAAGGGCGAGGGCTCCTCGGGCGTGCGCCAGGGTCCGGCCGCGGCCAATGGCAGGGTATTCGCCTCGTCCATCAAGGGCGGGGTCCGCGCGTTCGACCTGCAGTCCGGCGCCCAGGTGTGGCATCACGCCAGCGACCTGCGCCTGACCGGCGGTCCGGGCGCCGGCGACGGCCTGGTGGTCGCGGGCACGCTGGACGGTGAAGTCGTGGCGCTTGACGCGGCCACGGGCACGGAACGCTGGACGGCCAAGGTCACCAGCGAAGTCATCGCCGCACCGGCGATCGGCCAGGGCCTGGTGCTGGTGCGGTCCAATGAAGGACGCGTCACCGCGTTCGACGCGGCCACCGGCCAGCGCCGCTGGTTCTGGGTGCAGGACCTGCCCACGCTCACCGTCCGCGGCAATGCGCCGGTGACGCTTGGCCCCGGTCACGCCTTTGTCGGCATGGACGATGGTCGCGTGGTCGCGCTTGCCCTCGGCGATGGCCGGGTGCTGTGGGAGCAGCCGATCTCGCTTGGCGACGGCCGCACCGAGCTCGATCGCATGGCCGACGTCGACGGTGCGCCGGTGCTCGAGGACGCGGTCCTGTTCGCGAGCAGCTACAAGGGACGCACGATGGCCTTCGATGCGCCGACTGGCCGCCCGCTGTGGGCGTCGGAAAGCGGCGGCGCAGGCAGCGTGGCCGTGGGCAGCGATCGCCTCGTGGTGAGCGACCGGACCGGCACCGTATGGGCGATCGACAAGTACGTCGGCACCGCCTACTGGCAGCAGCCCGCGCTGGCCAACCGCAACCTCGGTCCCGCGCGCATCCATGGCGGCCATGCGGTGGTCGGTGATTTTGACGGTTACCTGCACTGGATGCGCCTGCTGGACGGCGAGTTCGTGGCGCGTGCGCGCGCCGGTCGCAGTGCACTCACCGGTCCTCCGGTCGTGGTCGACGGCATCCTCGTGGTCCAGGACGTCGGCGGCGACATCAGCGCCTGGCGCATCGACTGA
- the der gene encoding ribosome biogenesis GTPase Der, which translates to MLPLVALVGRPNVGKSTLFNALTRTRDALVHDQPGVTRDRHYGVCRLDEDRPFALVDTGGISAGNAHLETGNLAGATARQARAGAEEADLVLFVVDGREGPSALDDEILSWLRKASRPTFLVVNKTDGIDARESLAEFSRYGFSDVFAVSSAHRHGIDDLVDDILARLPEQGEAPVPDNDPERIRVAFVGRPNVGKSTLVNRILGEERMIASEVAGTTRDSIAADLERDGRRYRLVDTAGIRRKSRVDEAVETFSIIKTLQSIEQCQVAVVMIDANEGVTDQDASVLGAVLDAGRALVVAVNKWDGQSDYQREQVESLLSRKLAFVEWAEAVRISALHGSGLRELFRAIHRAHASATRQFSTAEVTRAVEVAYESNPPPVVRGHTAKLRFAHPGGENPPTIVIHGTRLRTLPDSYKRYLENFFRKRFKLVGTPVQLVFKEGENPYKDRKNVLSTRQVVKKRRMIRHVKRGK; encoded by the coding sequence ATGCTGCCACTGGTCGCTCTGGTCGGTCGCCCGAACGTCGGGAAGTCGACGCTGTTCAATGCGCTGACGCGCACCCGCGATGCGCTGGTCCATGACCAGCCCGGGGTCACCCGCGACCGTCACTACGGCGTGTGCCGCCTGGACGAGGACCGGCCGTTCGCGCTGGTCGACACCGGCGGCATCTCCGCCGGCAACGCCCATCTCGAAACCGGCAACCTTGCGGGCGCCACCGCGCGCCAGGCCCGCGCAGGCGCCGAGGAAGCCGACCTCGTGCTGTTCGTGGTCGATGGCCGCGAAGGACCCTCGGCGCTGGACGACGAGATCCTCTCATGGCTGCGCAAGGCGTCGCGGCCCACGTTCCTGGTGGTCAACAAGACCGACGGGATCGACGCGCGCGAATCGCTCGCGGAATTCTCGCGCTACGGCTTCAGCGACGTGTTCGCGGTGTCGTCGGCGCACCGGCACGGCATCGACGACCTGGTCGACGATATCCTGGCCAGGTTGCCGGAGCAGGGCGAGGCACCGGTGCCGGACAACGATCCGGAACGGATCCGCGTCGCCTTCGTCGGTCGCCCCAATGTCGGCAAGTCGACGCTGGTCAACCGCATCCTCGGCGAGGAGCGGATGATCGCCTCCGAAGTCGCCGGCACCACGCGCGATTCGATCGCCGCCGACCTCGAGCGCGACGGCCGCCGCTACCGGCTGGTCGACACCGCCGGCATCCGCCGCAAGTCGCGCGTCGACGAAGCGGTGGAAACCTTCTCGATCATCAAGACCCTGCAGTCGATCGAGCAGTGCCAGGTGGCGGTGGTGATGATCGATGCCAACGAAGGCGTGACCGACCAGGACGCCAGCGTGCTGGGCGCGGTGCTCGATGCCGGACGCGCCCTGGTGGTGGCGGTGAACAAGTGGGACGGCCAGAGTGACTACCAGCGCGAGCAGGTCGAGTCGTTGCTGTCGCGCAAGCTCGCCTTCGTGGAGTGGGCGGAGGCGGTGCGCATCAGCGCGCTGCACGGCTCCGGACTGCGCGAACTGTTCCGCGCCATCCACCGCGCGCACGCCTCGGCCACGCGCCAGTTCAGCACCGCCGAGGTCACGCGCGCGGTCGAAGTGGCCTACGAATCCAATCCGCCGCCGGTGGTGCGCGGACATACCGCCAAGCTGCGCTTCGCGCACCCGGGTGGTGAAAACCCGCCGACCATCGTCATCCACGGTACGCGCCTGCGCACCTTGCCCGACAGTTACAAGCGCTACCTGGAAAACTTCTTCCGCAAGCGCTTCAAGCTGGTCGGAACGCCGGTGCAACTGGTGTTCAAGGAAGGCGAGAACCCCTACAAGGACCGCAAGAACGTGCTCAGCACGCGCCAGGTGGTCAAGAAGCGGCGGATGATCCGCCACGTCAAGCGCGGGAAGTGA
- a CDS encoding tetratricopeptide repeat protein: MAVDELLDEHEQGERVRQWVRENALGVFAGIAVALGLVWGFQQWQAHQLEQRMAQGDAYAAVNASIAAGDLDKARDLAAAAELNDGAFAALLALDLAKAQVDAGDTDAAIATLAALTDPGPALEPVVARRLASLHVAAGKADEALAVLGDAADAGSLETRGDALVVAGRTDDARAAYTAALAALDVAAVPQRRILEIKLIDAGGVPAHTEGNAR; this comes from the coding sequence ATGGCAGTAGACGAGTTGCTCGATGAGCACGAACAGGGCGAACGTGTTCGCCAGTGGGTGCGCGAGAACGCCCTTGGCGTTTTCGCCGGAATTGCGGTGGCGCTGGGCCTGGTCTGGGGCTTCCAGCAGTGGCAGGCGCACCAGCTGGAGCAGCGCATGGCACAGGGGGATGCCTACGCGGCAGTGAATGCGAGCATCGCCGCCGGCGACCTGGACAAGGCCCGCGACCTGGCCGCCGCGGCCGAACTGAACGACGGCGCGTTTGCGGCGCTGCTGGCGCTGGACCTGGCGAAGGCGCAGGTCGATGCCGGCGACACCGACGCCGCCATAGCGACGCTGGCTGCCCTGACCGACCCCGGCCCGGCGCTGGAACCGGTGGTGGCGCGCCGCCTGGCGAGCCTGCACGTCGCGGCCGGCAAGGCCGACGAGGCGCTTGCGGTGCTGGGCGATGCCGCCGATGCCGGCAGCCTCGAGACCCGCGGCGATGCGCTCGTGGTGGCCGGCCGCACCGATGATGCACGCGCCGCGTATACCGCCGCGCTGGCGGCGCTGGACGTTGCCGCGGTGCCGCAGCGACGCATCCTTGAAATCAAACTGATCGATGCCGGCGGCGTGCCGGCCCACACGGAAGGCAACGCCCGATGA